The Sphingomonas sanxanigenens DSM 19645 = NX02 genome includes a region encoding these proteins:
- a CDS encoding phosphotransferase family protein, producing MNAARPAATIGSTIEVASNSAFDETRLKTYLSSHVREFHGPMQVRRFEGGQSNPTFLISTPDKSYVLRRKPAGVLLKSAHAVDREYRVTRALYDAGLPVPEPLALCEDDDVIGTMFYVMRHVPGRSFWDPRMPGLEPAERAAIYDSANETLARLHSVDYAAIGLADYGRQGNYFARQISRWSRQYEASRTREIPEMDRLIAWLPGAIPITDERTTIIHGDYSFHNLLVHPSEPRVAAVIDWELSTLGDPLGDLTYHMMEWFRPEGVDVRGTLKGADLAALGIPSAEEYARRYCERTGLRCDPTHPFYRAFNLFRVAAILQGIAGRARDGVQTATNAGDIVTRIEPLAQAAWLSAREAGAR from the coding sequence GTGAACGCCGCGCGACCCGCCGCGACGATCGGCTCCACGATCGAGGTGGCCAGCAACAGCGCGTTCGACGAGACGCGCCTCAAGACCTATCTTTCCAGCCATGTGCGCGAATTCCATGGACCCATGCAGGTCAGGCGGTTCGAGGGCGGCCAGTCCAACCCAACCTTCCTGATCTCGACACCCGACAAGAGCTACGTGCTTCGCCGCAAGCCCGCCGGCGTGCTGTTGAAGTCCGCCCACGCGGTCGATCGGGAATATCGTGTGACGCGCGCGCTCTACGATGCCGGTCTGCCGGTGCCCGAGCCGCTCGCGCTCTGCGAGGACGATGACGTCATCGGGACGATGTTCTACGTTATGCGGCACGTGCCCGGTCGAAGCTTCTGGGATCCGCGGATGCCAGGCCTCGAACCGGCCGAGCGCGCCGCCATCTATGATTCTGCCAACGAGACGCTCGCCCGGCTGCACTCGGTCGATTACGCGGCGATCGGCCTCGCCGACTATGGCCGGCAGGGCAACTATTTCGCGCGGCAGATTTCGCGCTGGTCGCGCCAATATGAGGCGTCCCGCACGCGCGAGATACCGGAAATGGATCGCTTGATCGCGTGGCTTCCCGGCGCGATACCGATCACGGACGAGCGTACGACGATCATCCACGGTGATTATTCGTTTCACAATCTGCTCGTGCACCCAAGCGAACCGCGTGTCGCCGCAGTCATCGACTGGGAATTGTCAACGCTCGGCGATCCGCTCGGCGACCTGACCTATCACATGATGGAGTGGTTCCGGCCAGAAGGCGTCGACGTTCGCGGCACGCTCAAGGGAGCCGATCTTGCGGCACTCGGCATCCCCTCCGCCGAGGAATATGCGCGCCGCTATTGCGAGCGTACCGGGCTGCGCTGCGATCCGACCCACCCCTTCTACCGTGCCTTCAACCTGTTTCGCGTCGCCGCCATTCTCCAGGGCATCGCCGGCCGCGCGCGGGATGGGGTGCAAACCGCCACGAACGCTGGCGACATCGTGACCAGGATCGAGCCGCTCGCGCAAGCCGCGTGGCTTTCGGCGCGAGAAGCGGGGGCACGCTGA
- a CDS encoding acyl-CoA dehydrogenase family protein — protein sequence MERVRAFMDEHIVPAVPVYHDQSASIDRWAAIPPVFDELKEKARAAGLWNLFMPPSEHDDAFFTSVGLTNVEYAPIAELMGRISFASEVFNCMAPDTGNFEVLHRYGTPEQKQRFMVPLRDGKTRSAFLMTEPAVASSDARNIQTEIRRDGGDYVINGRKWWSSGAGHPRCDFFILMGKTDPEAAAYRQQSMILVPRATPGVTLVRHLPVFGYDHAPHGHFEVALENVRVPAEYMLLGEGRGFEIAQGRLGPGRIHHTMRNIATMEVALEKMCRRLLSRRTFGKAIAEHSVWEERIARARCEIEMARLLCLKAAHRMDTVGNKEARAEIAMIKIAAPRMAQQIVDDAIQAHGGGGVSDDFGLAELWANTRIVRLTDGPDEVHERQLARMELARYADEGARP from the coding sequence ATGGAGCGGGTGCGCGCCTTCATGGACGAGCATATCGTTCCTGCCGTGCCCGTCTACCACGACCAGTCGGCCAGCATCGATCGCTGGGCCGCCATCCCCCCGGTCTTCGACGAACTGAAGGAGAAGGCGCGAGCGGCGGGCTTATGGAACCTGTTCATGCCTCCATCGGAGCATGACGATGCCTTCTTCACCAGTGTCGGCCTCACAAATGTCGAATATGCGCCTATCGCCGAGTTGATGGGCCGGATCTCGTTCGCGAGCGAAGTCTTCAACTGCATGGCGCCCGACACCGGTAATTTCGAAGTCCTGCATCGTTACGGCACGCCCGAGCAGAAGCAGCGCTTCATGGTCCCGCTCCGCGACGGCAAGACGCGCTCCGCATTCTTGATGACCGAGCCGGCGGTCGCTTCATCGGACGCCCGCAACATTCAGACCGAAATCCGCCGCGACGGCGGCGATTACGTCATCAACGGCCGCAAATGGTGGTCGTCTGGCGCTGGCCATCCGCGCTGCGACTTCTTCATCCTCATGGGCAAGACCGATCCCGAGGCAGCGGCCTACCGCCAGCAGTCGATGATCCTCGTTCCGCGAGCAACGCCCGGCGTCACGCTCGTCCGCCATCTGCCAGTCTTCGGCTACGACCACGCGCCGCACGGCCATTTCGAAGTCGCGCTGGAAAATGTTCGTGTGCCCGCCGAGTACATGCTGCTCGGCGAGGGACGCGGCTTCGAAATCGCACAAGGTCGGCTTGGACCGGGCCGTATCCATCACACGATGCGCAACATCGCCACGATGGAGGTCGCTCTGGAGAAAATGTGCCGGCGCCTCCTCTCCCGCCGCACATTCGGCAAGGCCATCGCCGAACATTCGGTTTGGGAGGAGCGTATCGCGCGTGCCCGGTGTGAGATCGAAATGGCGCGGCTCCTCTGCCTCAAGGCCGCGCACCGGATGGACACGGTGGGCAACAAGGAGGCACGCGCCGAGATCGCGATGATCAAGATCGCAGCGCCAAGAATGGCGCAGCAGATCGTAGACGACGCGATCCAGGCGCATGGCGGCGGCGGTGTCAGCGACGACTTCGGTCTCGCCGAACTTTGGGCCAACACCCGTATCGTTCGTCTGACCGACGGGCCGGACGAGGTCCACGAACGTCAGCTCGCCCGCATGGAGCTGGCGAGATATGCAGACGAAGGCGCCCGCCCGTGA
- a CDS encoding carboxymuconolactone decarboxylase family protein, with protein sequence MNVALLRGYAPYTLAGLAAFRAVIESDGAVSAKLKAMFAAVAAVDRRHLDLARRELARGGELGLTPKEATAGLIVLTSLRGEAAALHFATIISETFADSSGPVPQELPVAAEGEAEANFKAYWAGSVPTPLAQLMRLVPKAADAYYLMRRGSIDANPLSPKHGELLLLTILAAGYSPMAATHVRGARNAGAVDEEIAEAVLCAVPAAGIAAWMAVGGMLAPPEEGGIPR encoded by the coding sequence ATGAATGTCGCCCTTTTGCGGGGGTACGCGCCGTACACGCTGGCCGGCCTCGCGGCTTTCCGCGCGGTAATCGAATCCGATGGGGCTGTGTCGGCGAAGCTGAAAGCGATGTTTGCCGCTGTCGCTGCGGTCGATCGTCGTCACCTCGATCTGGCGCGGCGCGAGCTTGCGCGAGGGGGCGAGCTTGGCTTGACGCCCAAGGAAGCCACAGCTGGACTGATCGTGCTCACCAGCCTGCGCGGCGAAGCGGCCGCGCTGCATTTCGCCACCATCATCAGTGAGACGTTCGCTGATTCGAGCGGACCCGTCCCCCAGGAACTGCCGGTCGCGGCCGAGGGGGAGGCAGAGGCGAACTTCAAAGCCTATTGGGCCGGTAGCGTGCCGACGCCTCTGGCGCAGCTGATGCGGTTGGTGCCGAAGGCGGCCGACGCATATTATCTGATGCGGCGGGGCAGCATCGACGCCAACCCGCTGTCGCCCAAGCATGGCGAGTTGTTGCTGCTCACGATCCTTGCCGCCGGGTACAGCCCGATGGCGGCAACGCACGTGCGCGGCGCGCGCAATGCGGGCGCTGTCGACGAGGAGATTGCCGAGGCGGTGCTCTGCGCCGTGCCGGCCGCCGGCATCGCCGCATGGATGGCGGTGGGCGGCATGCTCGCGCCCCCGGAAGAGGGCGGCATTCCACGCTGA